One part of the Desulfovibrio desulfuricans genome encodes these proteins:
- a CDS encoding tyrosine-type recombinase/integrase → MKLTKKNIEALQVTGKRYAVFDKDVTGFAVRIGASGDKSFYMVYRAGKGRAATKRWLRLGTFPTMSVEQARNIAKQRAAQVALGEDPAELVNEDKIAPTVKVAFTSFFEQHDTKVKNSTSAAYHRIAMQYISPAIGNIKVAAVQYRHVASLHYAMKDTPYQANRMAALLSKFFGWCEKNGYRDRGSNPVIGLEKYEEKKRKVFMGREELEALGNAFLVMEAQGYADPKTGKITAFDPTIAAALKVMLFTGARCMEVLTLKWVYIDNDRGIANLPDSKTGAKALHLPPPAQAVLASLPRINEYCFPGRRGTGHIVNVKDTWRRLLETARLTGWRIHDLRHAYASYAACSGKSLPVIGAILGHTQAATTARYAHLADNPVAIAAAETAAQIQKDFSGGKVLPFKKTAE, encoded by the coding sequence ATGAAGCTGACCAAAAAAAACATTGAGGCACTGCAAGTCACAGGAAAACGGTATGCCGTTTTTGATAAAGATGTAACAGGCTTTGCTGTACGGATTGGAGCCTCTGGCGATAAATCTTTTTATATGGTATACAGGGCTGGAAAGGGGCGGGCGGCCACAAAAAGGTGGCTCCGTCTCGGAACATTTCCAACGATGTCAGTTGAGCAGGCTCGCAACATTGCCAAGCAGAGAGCCGCTCAAGTTGCGCTTGGAGAAGATCCTGCAGAACTGGTAAATGAGGACAAAATTGCACCAACAGTAAAAGTAGCTTTTACATCTTTTTTTGAACAGCATGACACAAAAGTAAAAAATAGCACATCTGCTGCATACCACCGAATAGCAATGCAGTATATTTCCCCTGCCATAGGAAACATTAAGGTTGCAGCGGTCCAGTATCGACACGTTGCATCTCTTCACTACGCTATGAAAGACACTCCGTACCAGGCGAATAGAATGGCGGCTCTGCTATCAAAGTTTTTTGGCTGGTGCGAAAAAAACGGGTATCGGGATCGTGGAAGCAACCCAGTTATTGGCCTTGAGAAGTATGAAGAGAAAAAACGCAAGGTCTTCATGGGGCGGGAGGAACTGGAAGCATTGGGGAATGCTTTCCTCGTAATGGAAGCTCAGGGCTATGCAGACCCTAAAACGGGCAAGATAACGGCTTTTGACCCCACAATTGCCGCCGCCCTTAAGGTAATGCTTTTCACGGGTGCGCGGTGCATGGAAGTGCTTACCCTCAAATGGGTCTATATCGACAATGACAGGGGAATTGCCAACCTTCCAGACTCAAAGACAGGTGCAAAGGCGCTCCACCTCCCTCCTCCTGCGCAAGCTGTGTTGGCCTCGCTTCCTCGCATTAATGAATACTGTTTTCCGGGCAGGAGAGGAACTGGGCACATTGTAAACGTCAAAGATACATGGCGACGACTTCTCGAAACTGCCCGACTTACGGGCTGGCGAATTCATGATTTACGCCATGCCTATGCAAGTTATGCCGCATGCTCAGGCAAGAGTCTGCCAGTTATCGGGGCCATCCTTGGACATACCCAAGCGGCGACAACAGCACGTTATGCTCATCTTGCAGATAATCCCGTCGCCATTGCCGCCGCTGAAACAGCAGCGCAAATTCAGAAGGATTTCAGCGGCGGCAAAGTTCTGCCCTTCAAAAAGACCGCTGAGTAG
- a CDS encoding FAD-dependent oxidoreductase: MNSIPFQKNCKVVIIGAGLAGLSCASKLIDSNVNCIVVEKNSPGGFLNIGGVKISLLPAGAATANIIGFNNYVSYQKKFFETIKPYLTHVSNKKIDYLGIHKVKTYDSFLLNNHQNYTSTLLHKIKAIYHEEIVNIKKVNNFYILNLKNGGIIKCEAVVIATGRDASLVEYLKQLGQIYLYENNAIVGCRAVFNAKESNKIYKQQLDYKIKSDCGFQTYCFNYKGDLHWYKYNDKDVVSGIINRNAANGNIMIGKKIIINNNFLQLLNSPQIITQGQLDSFIRQTCPQIIGLSNFAQDVEAILGTNFTSYHFPALEQFWNKPIIKSSFESTTLKNIYFCGDASGVSFGFTQSFVTGHFVADQLLRSTCNS; encoded by the coding sequence ATGAATAGCATTCCATTTCAAAAAAATTGCAAGGTTGTGATAATTGGAGCAGGACTTGCAGGTTTAAGTTGTGCTTCAAAACTAATAGATAGTAACGTCAATTGCATAGTAGTAGAAAAAAATTCTCCAGGTGGTTTTTTAAATATCGGAGGAGTAAAAATATCTCTTCTGCCTGCAGGAGCTGCCACAGCAAATATTATTGGCTTTAACAACTACGTTTCATATCAAAAAAAATTTTTTGAAACAATAAAACCTTATTTAACACACGTAAGCAATAAAAAAATTGATTATCTTGGGATACATAAAGTAAAAACATATGATTCATTTTTGCTAAATAATCATCAAAATTACACCTCAACACTACTACATAAAATAAAAGCAATTTATCACGAAGAAATTGTTAACATAAAAAAGGTGAATAATTTTTACATATTAAATTTAAAAAATGGTGGTATTATTAAATGTGAAGCCGTTGTTATTGCAACAGGAAGGGATGCGAGTCTTGTTGAATATTTAAAACAACTAGGCCAAATATATCTCTATGAAAACAATGCTATCGTTGGGTGCAGAGCAGTATTTAATGCTAAAGAATCAAACAAGATTTACAAACAACAACTTGATTACAAAATTAAGAGCGATTGCGGGTTCCAGACATACTGCTTCAACTATAAAGGTGATTTGCATTGGTATAAATACAACGACAAAGACGTTGTTTCTGGTATAATTAATAGAAACGCAGCAAACGGAAACATTATGATAGGAAAAAAAATTATTATCAATAATAATTTTTTGCAACTTTTAAATTCGCCCCAAATAATCACACAGGGACAGCTTGATTCATTTATAAGACAAACATGTCCGCAGATTATTGGCTTGTCAAATTTTGCGCAGGATGTTGAAGCAATACTCGGGACAAACTTTACATCTTATCATTTCCCAGCATTAGAGCAATTTTGGAATAAGCCGATTATAAAAAGTTCGTTCGAGTCAACAACTCTAAAAAACATATACTTTTGTGGAGATGCTTCCGGAGTATCCTTCGGGTTTACCCAATCTTTTGTAACAGGGCATTTTGTTGCGGATCAACTTTTGAGGTCAACATGCAATTCTTAG
- a CDS encoding HD domain-containing protein — translation MQFLDCLYGNIQLDINRELLSLPEVQRLREVRLCNINSPYLTGGSNINRFEHAIGTCFLAQEFSKHNRIAENEKQHFMIASLLHDIVTPPFAHSLEYLFENFGIKNYEHANIHTLLSGSTITQDRAFFVGLKSKIKKSLVKFDVAKILKIINGEDALSNILSADIDIDNIDNVFRFAYHLGLNFNKNTPLAIATSLRYINRVLHLTPQTIPLVTEWFNIRQELYRLLLENNGEFAAKALLERIFIDLIEVGSLGATDWIKTDYELVEFILKDSRTPNDTKKTLQNLMTMNLPKYSLILHSDDILEFNKIAKSKVKFINEIHINYRVFIHFISDINKTCRPIKAYDTENNTFLQIGKKRDRLLIGLFSDEKQHFDTIRKHLANQFDIKTSEVVSRDKTQLSLI, via the coding sequence ATGCAATTCTTAGACTGCCTCTACGGGAATATTCAGCTAGATATTAATAGAGAATTATTATCTCTACCAGAAGTACAAAGACTACGAGAAGTCCGCTTATGCAATATTAATTCTCCATACTTAACAGGTGGCTCCAATATAAATAGATTTGAGCATGCCATAGGTACCTGCTTTTTGGCTCAAGAATTTAGCAAGCATAATAGAATTGCTGAAAATGAAAAACAGCACTTTATGATTGCATCTCTATTGCATGACATAGTCACTCCTCCATTTGCACACTCACTTGAGTATTTATTTGAAAATTTTGGAATAAAAAATTATGAACACGCAAACATTCACACGCTGCTTTCCGGGAGCACCATAACACAAGATAGAGCTTTTTTTGTTGGCTTGAAATCAAAAATAAAAAAATCTTTAGTCAAATTTGATGTAGCTAAAATTCTTAAAATAATTAATGGTGAAGATGCACTATCCAACATTCTTTCTGCGGACATTGATATTGACAATATAGATAACGTATTCAGATTTGCATACCATTTAGGTTTAAACTTTAACAAAAACACACCACTCGCCATCGCGACATCATTGCGATATATAAATCGTGTTCTACATCTTACTCCCCAAACAATACCTTTGGTTACAGAGTGGTTTAATATTCGACAGGAGCTATATAGACTACTTCTAGAAAATAATGGGGAGTTTGCAGCTAAGGCCTTGCTAGAAAGAATATTCATCGACCTCATAGAAGTTGGGTCGTTAGGTGCCACCGACTGGATTAAAACAGATTATGAGCTAGTTGAATTTATACTTAAAGACTCGCGGACTCCTAATGATACCAAAAAAACTCTCCAGAATTTAATGACAATGAACCTTCCTAAATATTCTCTAATTCTACACTCTGATGACATACTCGAATTTAATAAGATTGCAAAAAGTAAAGTTAAATTTATTAACGAAATCCATATCAACTATCGAGTTTTTATTCACTTCATTTCAGATATAAATAAAACCTGCCGCCCGATTAAGGCTTACGATACTGAAAATAATACTTTTCTCCAGATTGGAAAAAAAAGGGATCGGCTTTTGATTGGGCTATTTTCTGACGAGAAACAGCACTTTGACACAATACGAAAACATCTAGCAAATCAATTTGACATTAAGACTTCAGAGGTTGTAAGCCGTGACAAAACCCAACTTTCCCTCATCTAA
- a CDS encoding DNA methyltransferase → MTKPNFPSSKTLEILNEIDWDSFDKTHDQDSLGILHWYPATFISNIPSNLIELFSSEGDLVWDPFCGSGCAGVEAIKRNRNFVGNDINYIACKISRAKLTLIARLENVIEANKQIQKNLIEFLFSHSDSNDKEIYQKNSILNGESINELASWYNNYTLKRLLLLHSFVFSLSFSEEINNYFEVIFLTVARISNAQQKTWGHIADNVKPKLIDIQNRGNVDPIKLFLDRSARVIEKAKKIAHSGKLGAFDVFENHTAQISLTKKADIVITSPPYPWMCDYITSQRLSFYWTNNSQEKIDQIKKLEIGARFARKSSARSELYIKNMSTSFFNIKQNMKDKATLCLVYPICEKGSLREKTLSSVEDSLKTLFTFQMSTTRNLEKYKRSSPFSSMNSEKITIWRN, encoded by the coding sequence GTGACAAAACCCAACTTTCCCTCATCTAAAACACTAGAAATACTGAATGAAATTGATTGGGACTCCTTTGATAAAACTCACGATCAAGACTCGCTGGGCATCTTGCATTGGTACCCAGCAACTTTCATCTCTAACATCCCATCAAATCTTATTGAACTTTTTTCATCAGAAGGTGACCTTGTCTGGGATCCATTTTGTGGATCAGGATGCGCTGGAGTAGAGGCAATTAAGAGAAATAGAAATTTTGTCGGAAACGACATCAATTATATTGCATGCAAAATTTCACGCGCCAAATTGACACTTATTGCGCGGCTTGAGAATGTTATAGAGGCCAACAAACAAATACAAAAAAACTTAATAGAATTTTTATTTTCACATTCAGATTCAAATGATAAAGAAATTTATCAAAAAAATTCTATACTTAATGGAGAGTCGATTAACGAGCTTGCTTCATGGTATAATAATTATACATTAAAAAGACTATTACTTTTGCACTCTTTTGTTTTCTCGCTCTCTTTTTCAGAAGAAATAAACAATTATTTTGAAGTTATTTTTTTGACAGTAGCACGAATATCTAATGCTCAACAAAAAACTTGGGGGCATATCGCCGACAATGTAAAACCCAAGTTAATTGACATTCAAAATCGGGGCAACGTTGATCCCATTAAATTATTCCTGGATCGTTCTGCGCGTGTAATCGAAAAAGCCAAAAAAATTGCTCACTCTGGAAAACTTGGTGCTTTTGATGTTTTTGAGAACCATACCGCGCAGATATCATTAACCAAGAAGGCAGATATAGTTATAACATCCCCCCCGTACCCATGGATGTGTGACTACATTACATCACAGCGCCTTTCGTTTTACTGGACAAATAATTCTCAAGAAAAAATTGATCAAATAAAAAAGCTCGAAATAGGAGCCAGATTTGCACGGAAGTCATCTGCTAGGTCAGAGTTATATATAAAAAATATGAGTACATCTTTTTTTAATATTAAGCAAAATATGAAAGATAAAGCCACCCTCTGTCTTGTCTATCCAATATGTGAAAAAGGTTCACTTCGCGAAAAAACGCTAAGTTCTGTCGAAGACTCATTAAAAACACTGTTTACATTTCAGATGTCAACAACAAGAAACCTTGAAAAATATAAAAGGTCTTCCCCTTTTTCATCTATGAATTCTGAAAAAATTACTATTTGGAGAAATTAA
- a CDS encoding linear amide C-N hydrolase, with the protein MAPRILLGLVLVAVVTFGAVMPSQACTSLRVKSTEGHAFYARTMEFSTSDQPQVAVMPKGTVMRGTLPDGRQEGATWTSKYGFVGMRDYGPPLVSDGMNEKGLVVGMLFFSGYAGYQPYDPAFSTKTIANFEVANWLLSGFATVEEVREGLKNIRVCEAPSIVPTSLPMHYVVHDAGGNCIVIEYMEGRLNIYDNPLGVMTNSPPFDWMVINLSNYVNLSANGVPKLDLKGFSIYPTGQGSGMLGLPGDYTPPSRFVRFVALTQTALPVSGPDAGVNLAMTLIDNADIPKGAVRQKTPEGDKYDMTIWSVVGDTERLRYYFRTYYNKNWSMVDVLKALSNASGPKVIPIMTQPDYKDVTDSAKPAP; encoded by the coding sequence ATGGCACCAAGAATCTTATTGGGGTTGGTTCTGGTGGCGGTGGTCACATTTGGTGCGGTTATGCCGTCGCAGGCATGTACCAGCCTCAGGGTGAAATCCACGGAAGGGCACGCTTTTTATGCCCGGACAATGGAGTTTTCCACATCTGACCAGCCGCAGGTTGCCGTGATGCCCAAGGGCACTGTCATGAGGGGCACGTTGCCCGATGGCAGGCAGGAGGGTGCCACGTGGACTTCAAAATATGGTTTTGTCGGCATGCGCGATTACGGCCCGCCCCTGGTCAGCGATGGCATGAATGAAAAAGGCCTGGTGGTTGGCATGTTGTTTTTTTCCGGGTATGCCGGGTATCAGCCCTATGATCCAGCCTTTTCAACCAAGACCATTGCCAATTTTGAAGTGGCCAACTGGCTGCTTTCCGGTTTTGCCACGGTAGAAGAAGTGCGCGAAGGCCTCAAAAACATACGAGTTTGTGAAGCGCCCTCAATCGTGCCGACCAGCCTGCCCATGCATTACGTGGTACACGATGCCGGGGGGAATTGCATTGTTATTGAATACATGGAAGGCCGCCTTAATATTTACGACAACCCCTTGGGTGTCATGACCAATTCGCCGCCCTTTGACTGGATGGTCATCAACCTTTCCAACTACGTGAATCTCTCCGCCAACGGCGTACCCAAACTTGATCTGAAAGGTTTCTCCATCTATCCCACGGGGCAGGGCTCCGGCATGCTGGGCCTGCCCGGCGATTACACTCCTCCTAGCCGTTTTGTGCGTTTTGTGGCGCTGACGCAGACCGCCCTGCCTGTCAGCGGCCCCGATGCAGGCGTGAATCTGGCCATGACGCTTATTGATAACGCCGATATCCCCAAGGGGGCTGTGCGCCAGAAAACCCCCGAGGGCGACAAGTATGACATGACCATCTGGTCTGTGGTGGGTGACACCGAACGGCTGCGCTACTACTTTCGCACCTACTACAATAAAAACTGGTCAATGGTCGATGTGCTCAAGGCCCTGTCAAATGCCTCAGGGCCTAAAGTCATTCCCATAATGACCCAGCCTGATTACAAGGACGTGACAGATTCGGCCAAGCCAGCCCCGTAG
- a CDS encoding tetratricopeptide repeat protein, producing the protein MKIAENICRCGQALLLGLALVCGPDATLAADASDGFAGSQSCKSCHEKFYSLWSTSRHGLAMQPYSDATVGAQLAPQGKGIESGGRVYRAYCGPGQGFVRETGPDGEHDYAIAQVLGGKNVYYFLTKLERGRLQTLPLAFDVRNRQWFAVADSTARRSPHFRAGGREGLNWRDRAYTFNTSCHACHVSQLVTNYDAATDSYSTTWREPGINCETCHGPSQAHNDVCLAAQQGKPPTDLKIIRIKKDLDRQQRDDSCASCHAKMSPITDSFRPGERFFDHFDLILLENEDYYPDGRDLGENFTFTSWLSAPCARAGKLECIFCHTSSGRFRQAKDPDQACLPCHKDKEAGLDKHTRHKPESPGSRCIACHMPKTDFARMSRSDHSMRPPTPAATASFGSPNACLGCHPDKDAAWADALVRQWRPRDYQAPVLARARHILDARQRNFSQLPAMLASLTEPGRDAVYAASMLRLLRACPDSAKWPVVRATLNDEFELVRASAAASLAENREAATVSALAKACADPSRLVRVRAAEALAGVQSQDIPESFLQVVARARLELEQSFTARADDWTGSYNRGNYLLRSGEPAAALAAYEAALRLRPDASAAHVNSAMALARLGSMAGAEASLRKAYEIDPDNAAIAYNLGLILAERGFRAEAEQMLLKALRLAPTMSDAAYNLGLLAARTDRAKALEFLCQAAGMQGGNQRYAQAVQQISGDSDIESACAKSSARQAQ; encoded by the coding sequence TTGAAAATAGCAGAGAATATATGCAGATGCGGGCAGGCCCTTTTGCTGGGGCTTGCCCTTGTCTGCGGGCCGGACGCGACTCTTGCGGCAGACGCCTCTGATGGATTTGCCGGTTCGCAAAGCTGCAAGAGCTGTCACGAAAAATTTTATTCCCTCTGGTCCACATCCCGCCACGGGTTGGCCATGCAGCCGTATTCAGATGCCACGGTTGGCGCGCAGCTAGCCCCGCAGGGTAAAGGCATTGAATCCGGCGGGCGGGTGTACCGCGCCTATTGCGGGCCAGGGCAGGGCTTTGTGCGTGAGACTGGCCCGGACGGCGAGCACGACTACGCCATTGCGCAGGTGCTTGGCGGCAAAAACGTTTATTATTTTCTTACCAAGCTTGAGCGCGGGCGCTTGCAGACCCTGCCTCTGGCTTTTGACGTGCGTAACCGCCAGTGGTTTGCGGTTGCAGACAGCACGGCGCGGCGCAGCCCCCATTTTCGGGCTGGCGGGCGCGAAGGCCTCAACTGGCGCGACCGCGCCTACACCTTCAATACCTCCTGCCACGCCTGCCATGTCAGTCAACTGGTCACCAATTATGATGCGGCAACCGATAGCTACAGCACCACATGGCGCGAACCGGGCATCAACTGCGAAACATGCCACGGGCCGTCGCAGGCCCACAATGACGTCTGCCTTGCCGCGCAACAGGGAAAGCCGCCTACGGATCTGAAAATCATCCGTATAAAAAAAGATCTGGATCGCCAGCAGCGCGACGATTCCTGCGCCTCGTGCCATGCGAAAATGTCGCCCATCACGGATTCGTTCCGCCCTGGCGAGCGTTTTTTTGACCACTTTGATCTGATCCTGCTGGAAAATGAGGATTACTATCCAGACGGGCGCGACCTGGGGGAAAACTTCACCTTCACTTCTTGGCTGTCTGCCCCCTGCGCGCGTGCGGGCAAACTGGAATGCATCTTTTGCCATACTTCCAGCGGGCGTTTCCGTCAGGCCAAGGATCCGGATCAGGCCTGCCTGCCTTGCCATAAAGACAAGGAAGCCGGGCTGGACAAACACACCAGGCACAAGCCGGAAAGCCCCGGCTCCCGTTGTATTGCATGCCACATGCCCAAGACGGATTTTGCGCGCATGAGCCGGAGCGACCACTCCATGCGCCCGCCAACGCCTGCCGCGACTGCCAGTTTTGGTTCGCCAAACGCCTGCCTTGGTTGCCATCCGGACAAGGACGCCGCATGGGCAGATGCCCTTGTGCGCCAATGGCGGCCCCGGGACTATCAGGCCCCGGTGCTGGCCCGCGCCCGGCATATTCTGGATGCGCGGCAGCGTAACTTCAGCCAATTGCCAGCCATGCTTGCCTCCCTGACGGAGCCGGGGCGAGATGCTGTCTACGCCGCATCCATGTTGCGCCTGCTGCGCGCCTGCCCGGACAGCGCCAAGTGGCCGGTGGTTCGCGCCACCCTGAACGATGAATTCGAGCTGGTTCGCGCCAGTGCCGCAGCCTCGCTGGCCGAAAATCGCGAGGCAGCTACGGTGAGCGCCCTTGCCAAAGCCTGCGCCGATCCATCCCGGCTCGTGCGGGTTCGGGCTGCCGAAGCCTTGGCTGGCGTGCAGAGCCAGGATATTCCGGAATCCTTCTTACAGGTTGTTGCCAGGGCCAGGTTGGAACTTGAGCAATCCTTTACCGCCAGAGCCGATGACTGGACGGGCAGTTATAATCGCGGCAACTACCTGTTGCGCTCGGGCGAACCTGCTGCGGCTCTTGCGGCCTATGAGGCCGCTTTGCGCCTGCGGCCGGACGCCAGCGCCGCCCATGTCAATTCCGCCATGGCTCTGGCCCGTCTGGGCAGCATGGCCGGGGCGGAAGCCTCCTTGCGCAAAGCATACGAGATTGATCCCGACAATGCAGCCATTGCCTATAATCTTGGCCTGATACTGGCAGAACGAGGTTTCAGGGCGGAGGCAGAGCAGATGCTGCTCAAAGCTTTGCGCCTTGCGCCGACCATGTCTGATGCCGCTTATAATCTTGGCCTCCTTGCTGCCAGAACTGACCGCGCAAAGGCGCTGGAGTTTTTGTGTCAGGCCGCAGGAATGCAAGGCGGCAATCAGCGTTATGCCCAAGCCGTCCAACAGATCAGCGGCGATTCCGATATTGAGAGCGCGTGCGCAAAAAGTTCTGCCAGGCAGGCGCAGTGA
- a CDS encoding sulfatase-like hydrolase/transferase, whose product MDKFLRFICLCSALTLMQLGAMALVSGTSLAQNDRGTSSGPVQAKGYPHPDQYLTVPSVKIADNLEPVIPHPEQDKAVREKLAALEKKFGKKPNILVFVLDDVGWMDVGFNGGGIAVGNDTPSLDKFASEGLIMTSAYSQPSCTPTRATIMTGQLPVHHGLQYPPMYGQAGGLDGAITIAKLLSDQGYVTQGIGKWHMGENEGSLPNNVGFDDFRGFLSVSDEYTEWRDINANPEIALNPPRFAAFENAPFSHSEVQCKKGEKGCKDLRVIDLDSIKHLDDDLTTYGENFIKAQAKNPKPFFLYFGTRGCHFDNYPSDKYLGRSRACTPYSDCMVEMDDVFARLMKALEDSGQIDNTLVIFTSDNGPEGEVSPYGRSPFRGYKGTTWEGGTRVPTFAYFKGVISPRKTEGLFDLADILPTALSLAGKPGAELAKLLPPDRYVDGIDQLSFLLADKGNSNRRSILYWLGTTFAAVRIDEFKLHKAVQITDMITRKGYNGGFTGGIVEKTGGLVMFNLYTNPQEDDSVGIRHIPVGNVINSEFGRYRGVLQKYPPNFRLPGY is encoded by the coding sequence ATGGATAAGTTTTTGCGTTTTATCTGTTTGTGTTCTGCCCTGACCCTCATGCAGCTGGGGGCAATGGCGCTTGTTTCAGGAACCTCCCTTGCGCAAAACGACAGAGGCACGTCATCCGGCCCTGTCCAGGCCAAGGGGTATCCTCACCCCGACCAGTATCTTACTGTCCCCAGCGTTAAAATTGCCGACAATCTGGAGCCTGTCATCCCCCATCCGGAGCAGGACAAGGCCGTTCGGGAAAAACTGGCTGCGCTGGAAAAAAAGTTCGGTAAAAAACCCAACATCCTGGTTTTTGTGCTTGATGACGTGGGCTGGATGGATGTGGGCTTTAACGGCGGCGGCATAGCCGTGGGCAACGATACGCCCTCGCTGGACAAGTTCGCTTCCGAAGGGCTTATCATGACCTCGGCGTATTCGCAGCCAAGCTGCACGCCAACACGCGCCACCATAATGACCGGGCAGCTGCCGGTGCATCACGGCCTGCAATACCCGCCCATGTACGGGCAGGCGGGCGGTCTGGACGGGGCCATCACCATTGCAAAACTGCTTTCCGATCAGGGCTATGTGACCCAGGGCATAGGAAAGTGGCACATGGGTGAAAACGAAGGCTCCCTGCCCAACAATGTCGGCTTTGACGATTTTCGTGGATTTCTGTCAGTTTCTGACGAATACACCGAATGGCGCGACATCAATGCCAATCCAGAGATTGCCCTCAATCCCCCCAGATTTGCCGCGTTTGAAAACGCCCCCTTCAGCCACAGCGAAGTGCAGTGCAAAAAAGGCGAAAAAGGCTGCAAGGATCTGCGGGTTATTGATCTCGACAGCATCAAGCATCTGGATGACGACCTGACTACCTACGGCGAAAATTTCATCAAGGCTCAGGCAAAAAATCCCAAGCCTTTCTTTCTGTATTTTGGCACGCGCGGATGCCATTTTGACAACTATCCCAGCGACAAGTATCTGGGCAGATCCCGCGCCTGCACACCGTATTCCGACTGTATGGTGGAAATGGACGATGTCTTCGCCCGCCTGATGAAGGCCCTTGAAGATTCCGGCCAGATTGACAATACGCTGGTCATTTTCACCTCGGATAACGGGCCGGAAGGCGAAGTCTCGCCCTATGGCCGTTCGCCGTTCCGCGGATACAAGGGCACCACCTGGGAAGGCGGCACCCGCGTGCCCACGTTTGCCTATTTCAAGGGCGTGATCTCCCCCCGCAAGACGGAAGGTCTTTTTGACCTGGCGGATATCCTTCCCACTGCGCTTTCCCTTGCGGGCAAGCCCGGAGCAGAGCTTGCCAAGCTGCTGCCTCCAGACCGTTATGTGGACGGCATCGACCAGCTTTCCTTCCTGCTGGCGGACAAGGGCAATTCCAACCGGCGTAGCATCCTGTACTGGCTGGGCACTACCTTTGCGGCTGTGCGCATTGACGAATTCAAGCTGCACAAGGCTGTGCAGATCACCGACATGATCACCCGCAAGGGCTACAATGGCGGCTTTACCGGCGGCATCGTGGAAAAAACCGGCGGCCTTGTGATGTTCAACCTGTATACCAATCCGCAGGAAGACGATTCCGTTGGTATTCGCCACATACCGGTGGGGAATGTCATTAATTCGGAATTTGGCCGCTACCGTGGCGTGTTGCAAAAGTATCCGCCCAATTTCCGTTTGCCAGGGTACTAG